tatgtataatatatatttttcttcaattctctTCCATGtacattcatttttcatacgcCCAATTTCTACTCTCTGAACATCACTTACCCGATGTACAATTATTACCAAGCTTGTAAGTTTAAACTTAAACagtgtttcaaatttgtatAAATGAAGGAAACAAAATCGGCATATGAATCTTGACAGCTTTAAATTGGGTTGAAAAGATTAAGCTGGGCCTTGTTGCTGAAATTTACTCGATGCTTAAATTGTAATGGACTGTTGGCAACAATACTGAATGTCTTTATTCTTCTAAACTAAACTAAGTTTAATTGTTCCGGTTGATTATTCACCTCGGCGTACGGAAAAGAAAGACAGcttttgtttaataattttgagaGTATTTCAACTCGTATCATAAGGCAAGTAAAAACGTTGAGGAcatggaaataaaattcaagtaaaaaaaatcaaaccgtTGAGCTCAAGAATAAATACTCGGTTCATATTGATATCTCGTTTTAGCCATGGCGTTGTAACAGTCCGAAGGCAGCCGCACAAATTTCTTGATGCatgtgaaatttgtaaaagaaaatccGATAGCTTTGCATGAtcttaatatattattatacatttgtatataatGTTTCTATAATGTGCTACTCTAAGCATTATATAAGAATATTTACAGGTGTGTGGCTAACGATAtgttcaataataaaaaataaggtaATGCTCGCACTACCCGAATCGCGGTGGACTATAAGTTCCGCTGGTGCtctattcaataataataatagtaataattatcattattatttatttattcatttattttaataattaatcaacaTTCATAAGATTCATTTGTTTTcataaatgaaattataaaaatcgaatcagGCACTTGGGCATACGATTCAGATTTATCGTGGTAGCTTTATCGATATATTATAGatttaatattcattttactAACTATTTGTAtgtgttttactttttttgtgtctttatttttatctcgattgaatattttatctcATTTTTTATGTTGATCAGATTACAATACGtacttaaaaaatttattcgaaagaatgacgaaaaaaacaaaactgaaTAATACTTCAATCGCTTGGCACTACCACGAATTCtacataatacatacatacagatatttatacatattacatatattttaacataatatctttgaaaattcctACCGACGAGCTTCGTCATTAATTTCTCAATACGTGTCTTCAACGCTCGGTTTGTCTAAAATCTGAACCTTGAGAAGTGGTATTATTTAATTAGAGTTTCATTATAACAGTTTTAATAATCTTGTGTAATACTGtcgatgaaaaaagtaaaaatcagtgaaataCGTCGAATCAGAGCAAAATTTGCTGTCATAAAACACAAACATAAATTCCAGTGAAAACTGATGAAATTATGTGTAAGAATATCCAAATAAGATACATTTATGTGCCAAAACAGAAATATCTCAACGGTTTAAGTTCGTTTTCTGAACTGTTTCAAAATGGTTTCAAAACAGCATCACACTAAGCATAACTCTGTGacttttattctttctttgaTCTGGTTCAACTCTAAGATATGAAACAGTGTCTTGTAGCTTTGACTTTTACCCGATCGAACAGTACGAAGTGATTTTCTCGCACAACCCTGATATAATAAAAGCCTCCGTGTTACATTCGACGTAAATTATTAAGAAAATCAATGCACGTTTTGAACTCGTCGGTAtattacaagaaaaaagaaaaaaaacagaaaaaaatacaacattCACTCTAAAACACATTTTCACACAACGTGTAGTAGCATGCATGAACATACATTCGACGATTCACAGATGCGCACAAATGTTTACTTAGTCCTGTTGATCTCTCTTCCCTCGGTACATGTGTCATCGACCCGGAGAGAGACTTTTTCGCTTTGCACAGTTTTTTATTGCCTTCCTTTTTGGATGaaaagggaggggggggggggggtgcaGGATCGGGGTCGATTAATCCGAATCGGATTACCTGCCCAAGGATCACCTTTAAGGTCGCGACTCTGAGGAGTACGACAGCAGCTTTGTACTCGAATTGCtctcaaatatttattattattattattattatcattattaatatatttaaatCCTCGGCTACTTCATTCGGTTTATTACGAAATCGCTTACTACCAGTAAGCCTTTTTGATAAGGACTTTCGGCTAACGATTGTGCCAGACGAGCCGCCTCGACGCAGTGTTTCTTTGCTAAAAACCGTGTCTGCTCAAGACCTTGCGATTTGTGGACAAATTCAAATGCCTTCTCGACATCTCCGGGCTCTTGAAAACGTCGCATTATCATCGGATTCAATTCTGGATActgaaatatgtaaaatacgCATGTATGAATATACTTTCTCATTATCAAAACTCACTTTACGCacttcatctttttttttttttgaaatattctctTCACACGCATTATTGATGTCATTTTCTTACCCGTTCGCAAGCAAATAAAACTGGCGCGGTAGCAAGTCCTAGTTTTAAATCGGCCGCTGTCGGTTTTCCCATGGCTGCTGACGATGATACAAAATCTAGAAGATCGTCGACCAGCTGAAAAGCCAGACCGACGTTTCTTCCGTACTGGAAAGCGACGTCCGCTAGATGATCGTCGGCACCGGCCAACATTGCGACCTGCGAAACGAAGTGcgaatattgaataataaataataaaggcCTCGCAAACAATTGATCCTTATGAgggtgccctggtcgatttcgacgttgacggaTTTATCTCCATATAGACTTTAACAGCCTTACTCCATGCGCAATTCCGAACAAAAACACTCTTATACCTTTTCATttaacgcagaaataaagaaatggcacaGATTCTACCAAATTGtaatagtaaattcgtaggATTCATgccatttgtttatttctccGTTAAATGTAAATGTcttggagtgtttttgttcagataTGTTTATAGAACGAGGCTGATAAGCCATTTTTCGCGTatgagatacgtggacttcgatatttggagatacaGACGTCGCGTCATGGTCGAAATCGATCAGGGGATCCTCTAAATTAACCCCGAAACTTGGATTATCAGTGTCCggcttttttttcactaacttaatctattataaataatctacataaatttatatatcatCTTTGGACTTGTCGCTACAgtgctacaaaaaaaaaaacgtgaaataattatttgcaaTATCTTTATTGCAAATATAATGCACTGAATGTGTGATGCGCATCGAACAATCCAAATCGGCACGGACAAAAGTGATCCAGGTTTCGGAGTCAAAGGTTAATTAAACACGAATCGATTGTTCCGGTACTTACGGCTTTTGCGGAATTGGCGATAAGACTGGCCGTTTTCCTGTACGTTTTAGTCAGATAATGTGCGAATCTTTCGTTTTCGGTTTCCTTAGAACCGAGCTGCATGAATTCTCCTTGCACCAAATCCGTGACGACCTGAAAAATCAGCGAGAGATACAAAGTTAGAAAGCAAATCGAGTTTATCTGACTTATcgcttctttcttttttctaatatAATTACGCGTGCACCTGCAGTGCACGAGTAGTATACTTAGTATCTCTAAGCCGCTGACATACGTGTCGCGTTTCGTCATCGCGTCATTCGCTAATTACCTGGCTTAGGGTGAGCGTAACATCGTCGTTGCGAAGTCTTGCGATCATCATCGATGCAATTGCGAGAATAAAATCGCCGGCCATCGTGACCTGGAAAATAGGGAAAAGGAAACgagtgtttaaaaataaatatccagAGATAATAATGGACGGTTAGTTTGTTGCATAGAGTTATAAAATAACTGTTCGAAAAACAATGTCTTACTATGTGTAACTCTATGGATTTGCATTTTGTGAAAGCCGTTTTGTGGTTATTATGTTAATAAAATTCCATCGCCGTTATAAGCTGATGAGTACGGCGAGACAATGTTCCTTCTCGTTTTACTTCATCTTTAAACATTAAGGTTTACACATCTTctaatcatttattttgtttctcttttcttacttaatcaaatttattctttttgcGGTACGAACTTTTCACCTCAGGAACTATCTCTCGCTCTGTATTATATCGTTTCACGTTACGAATCATTGACGAGGATAAATATGGTGAAGTAAGGATAGCGCTGATAAAGTGACGTAGAAAATATCGTCGATACCCAATTTAAGGATTGTGTTATTTGAccaaaattatacaaatacgCATGACGGTGCAAGGACTCGTATTCGGAGCGAAGCGTAAATATTACGGACCTTCAAAAATGGCAAATGCATACATTGCAAATATAAGAAGGAGGCGAGCGTACTTGAGACAAGATAATAATGCATGCAATAATCGAGGaagtatttacaaaaatttcgaagaCCGTGCATGTCAATGCGAAGAGGACACGTAGAATGTTTGTACAAAGACGCAAGGTGACATCACATTAAAATGCAGGACACACGTGTTACTGAAATCGTGGCAGTATTACGAACGCGGAACTCTGCAACAATGGAAAGCTAGCAGAATTAAACGCGTCCTAAAATACTTTAGATTTGACAGAGGCAACGGACCGAAGTCTGCATTGTTTTTTTCCTAATGAAGAAGGAATTATAATCCAAAGATATCCGTCAAGTCGAACGACGATGAGAATCCTTGGGCTGAATATCTCTTTCTCCAACACCGTCGTTGGGGGGGGATCACAGGTGGCATCGGGAGGGTTTGCAGCTTGACGAGTATGTGGCAGGAATGTTAGCTGTATTATAATATTGGCAAATTGATACgtgttaaaattttcatgGGATATTTTAACCGCGCCAGGTTGTGTAAGAAGCgcaaatttctttcattgACGAACAATAATGATTATTGCAAATCGTTGTGTAAGTCATCAGTCACCGTATATCGCGCGTTTCGTAATAATTTTAAGGTGTTCCTCAACCAAATATAGACCTTTCAATGTCAAGTGCTAAATAAATGGCGAAGATGATAATTTGCGAACCGTCATTCACAAATGTTTGTTCTTCGTGAGATGTGACACAAAAGTTTGGGAAACCTTTGTTTGAAATCGTTGACTGGAATACTATGCATGCATACATTCTTTCAAATCACAAGGAATCGAGGATTCTTGCACACACGGGCGTTCCGGgacaataaaataatgaaagaacaATCATGTCTCATGCTTATCGGTACACCTTATAATGAATAGTCTTGTCCAGCATTAACGATTGCGATAcgcatataggtataataatatagttGTTTCACCGCAAAGGTCGGCGATCAATGCGGTAGTTCACATTGTTCACTCGACATCtgtacacatacacacatatcTGTGCGTAATATTCATATGATTGGAGACCGGTTTACAACAATGTTTAAAAAACTATACAGATAGTATCTTTGCAGCGTACTAAGAATGACCAGAAATAATCGAATCTCAATTAAATCGACTATGGTTTTACGATTATGCGAGTATAATCgactatttttcaaactcgattaatcgatcgactagattatttttcctcataatcgttttttgtttcttaatcCCACCAACGATATGTGATTagagtatcaattattataattgactTACTTACTAAGTACCTATTTTATATAACAAGTAGCAATGAGTAATTGCGATTAtaataaacattatttttcacctctcgTCGCACATTTATGCGTTTCTTGAAGGTGGACATACTCGTAGTTATACATGCAGCAGGTGGTTTTCAGACCCGCGCGTTCGGGGGATTGTACAATATTGATACAGGTATCTGCTGCAGGAACCACGCGGTGAAAGGAAACCCGATTTGCcaacaagaattttataagtGACACTCCGAGACTGACCGCGAAAGAATACGAGAGTAATGTCATCATATCTACTATTATAGCAACTCGCCGCGGCTCCGTCGACGAATATTTACAAATGCTTCTTGCGAGAAAAGTAGTAGCCATAGCCATATATGCTatcgcggtttttttttttttttttttttgcagagcTCATTGGGaccttgaaattttcgattgtAAAGCATTATAATCTAAAATCTGACCAGACGTTGTACATGTCGATAGAAAAAAACGTGATGAAAACCGGTCAAGTAGTTCTGAAGTTATAAGAGAATATACGGACATATGGATATGTCGAGGAGACTAGATAAAAAGGAGATGGGTGACAGCCGAAGGTTAGGCACGGTCTGTGCTTGCGGTACCTTctactttttgaattttaatccTGATTGTAAGGTATGTGCATCCGGGATGGCGAAAAAATCGGGCGAAAAATGAACGAAGAAACATTTTGTCTTGAAGCTTGAACGTGTAACACGATGAGCAAATTAGTGTGCAGATATGGTATAGAAAGCAGTTGGTAAATTCGGCGTGAAACTGCTCGACTGGCATCAAGTTGAACTACAACGGGTCGCAAGGCAATGGTATACATTCTCATTTTAATTACGAAATATTGAATCACTGCAGGATCGATAGGCGCACGTGCGTTGTGCTCAATGAGAGCGAAGTGTGTAatagaaaaaaggaaacacgGTACAGCGAAGCCTCTGAATCATCGACGGCATCTAATTGTGTATAAATtacaaacgaacgaacgatTGAGATCGGTGCAGCGCTTCGATTTTGGATGATCGACGATCAACGATCGCAAGTGCGATCCACGAGCTTCGGCTCCGAGTCGAGTGTAAACACCGACAATTATCCAATACCTTAAGCTATATATCATTGCCAACTGAGTGGTCGTTCAACCTTGAAGAGCAATTAACGTCTAAGTCCTTTCACTCTTAAGTTACAACAAATCGGTGTGAAGTGTcactgacattttttttctacaatgtCCTAGATTGGCCAGGGCGTTGTTGAGCAAAAGTATTCCGCGCGTACTTTTCAGGCGAAGCCTCGAAATACAACGTGAAATCCGTGTACAGATGTAGATTTTTCTAGGTCTCATTATCGAGTGCTTGCTCGAATTTCTGCCGCATGCTTGGAGACACACTCAGACATTGGGAAAGAGCTGTAATGAATAACTAACAAGTGATCATTCGTGCGAACGTTGAAACCAGTCAAGCTGGAGTAATAACCATGTACCGGATCATATTACATGTATTTACAATCCATAAAATGAACGTTTTATACTTATGTACGAGGTGCTGTGCAGGAATGTTGTGGACATTGAACTTTTGCCACTGATTCGTGTCAGCTGAAAACTTGCTGGTCATCCGGCACAGATCGACGTAAAACTGATAGTTAGGATTAACGAACTAGTTTCGCTTGATCTATGCACGTTTTACGGTACGAATCGCGAGTACGTTTAATCGGGATAAAGAGGAGGAAACAACTCTCTATGAGGATGACTTTCAAACGAGATGAAGTCTTGGGGGTCTATTCAAAGGTATCGCAATAGACAATTGGGAAACAAGCCAGGGAATCCCTCTGATACTTTTTACTTTCTAACGATACCCGTAGCGAGTCTAATTCTTCTCAATTATAATTAGAACGACAAAGGTGACTCGAGACCCACGGGCTTCACGATCCATAAGATACTGCAACGAATGGATGaatgtgcgcgtgtgtgtgtgtgtgtttttttttttttttttgtgatcgATAGATTTGATAATCTGCATCTATACTCGTACatgtaaattatttcataattCTGCAACGTTTCCCATCGAATATGTTTGGTAACAAATTTGTTACAGACGAAAGTAAAAGTGACGGCAACACTTTCGATCCTTACCGATAGCGGATACAAATAGATTTGGGatactaaaaataaaagaaaaccaTTAAAAACGTCAAAAGTAATATGGTAAacgagaaaaggaagaaacaaACATCGCATACTGTCGAATACGAACGCGGTCAGTACACAAAATGTGATAATTTGTTACGCAACGGCCTCACGCTTGATCCTGCTACACAGCAGTtggcgtaatttgaaaaagacgAAACTAAGAGTAGCTGAGGTAACGAGTAGCTTAACGACCAAAGTGgcgaaatgtgaaaaataacgGAGAGGAAAGAAATCCGGTATGTTGTAAGGAGAATTTGATTGTATTAATTGTAAGATTGTAATTGTAAGATTGTATTAAAATGTCAATTTCGGTTTGGCGTTGTGGAATTCACAAGGACGAATCGACCAGACCGTTTAAATCAAAAGTTAACGACGAACATTTGTTGCATCATACTTTGTACAAATATCTATTTTGATCCGTACTGGAAATgagaattatttaaattttgttcagtTTAATTTTGGATATCTCTATGGTGCTCGAAATCAACCCCAAACCATTATAATCAAATCAAAAACACCACTTATTTTCGTCGTTTTGAACGTGGTAATTATAATACCACCTATGAAATAGTTAATATTTTAGtttgtgttattcgaatttcttGGAATGAACTTTGCCACatcgtaatttgaattttcggaacttgGAGCCATCAGGTTTCCGAACATTCGAAACTTTATGGActcgtaaaagtttgatttctttacttcaagtttcaccatcAAATAATTCGGGATTAGGCGGTTTTGgagcttttcaaatttggaacttCAACCTCGAAAACTCGCCTATTGATCGGCGAATGACGTATCTAAAAGCAACGAGAGAGACGCCGCGGTCATCACGTACGTAATTCGAGAGTCACTTGACACTCGGCACACTTCCGGATCCACAAGAAAGTGTTGCCGGACACGAATCGAATTGACCTCCTTCCACCTGCATTCCATATGTATGCACGCGCTCCTTCTGCCCCTCAGACTTTTCGATCGAATATGTAATTCAGGCAGGCATTATTACATGTACAAAATATATTAATGGTGACAGGTGTGCGCAGATTGGAAGTAAGTTCGATACCTTCGTCATCAGATCGGAATTTTCTACAATGTTCGACTTTGACGAATGCTGAACAGGGGAGATAATTCCAGGCTTACACGTCTTACCTTTTTATGATTCCACAACACGTTCACCGAGGGCTTTCCACGCCTGAAATCTGACTGGTCGATCACGTCGTCGTGGATCAGAGACGCGCTGTGTATCATCTCGGCGATCATCGCCACTTGTCGCTGCGATGCCAAGAGATCGCTAAACGAGTCGGGGGGAAAGAAATTTGTCATTcacaatgttgaatatttttcatcgggTTGCACGGAATTTTAATCACCGGTTTTGCATTACCTCCTGTTCCTCATTTTCGAACAAGCAACAgacaaataattcaacgaattaGAAATATACGCGTCGAGGTTTTGGTTTATAGGTATTACGGTCGAGATAATTATACGAACCTTCTTTCCTTGTGATAATTTATAGCCCTAGCCATAAGAATCGCCACCATTGGTCGCAGGGCTTTTCCTTGACCGTCGAAGTAATATGTTGCTATGGTTTTCAATTCTTCCTGTGACGTGTTTCGGACAAGTTCCTGCAAC
Above is a genomic segment from Neodiprion pinetum isolate iyNeoPine1 chromosome 1, iyNeoPine1.2, whole genome shotgun sequence containing:
- the qless gene encoding all trans-polyprenyl-diphosphate synthase PDSS1 isoform X3, with translation MACIGSGRLCARVEKLCQFGHFTQVRRKVSTACVRFRQDIPQSGSTLVQHCQELVRNTSQEELKTIATYYFDGQGKALRPMVAILMARAINYHKERSDLLASQRQVAMIAEMIHSASLIHDDVIDQSDFRRGKPSVNVLWNHKKVTMAGDFILAIASMMIARLRNDDVTLTLSQVVTDLVQGEFMQLGSKETENERFAHYLTKTYRKTASLIANSAKAVAMLAGADDHLADVAFQYGRNVGLAFQLVDDLLDFVSSSAAMGKPTAADLKLGLATAPVLFACERYPELNPMIMRRFQEPGDVEKAFEFVHKSQGLEQTRFLAKKHCVEAARLAQSLAESPYQKGLLVVSDFVINRMK
- the qless gene encoding all trans-polyprenyl-diphosphate synthase PDSS1 isoform X1; this translates as MACIGSGRLCARVEKLCQFGHFTQVRRKVSTACVRFRQDIPQSGSTLVQHCQNGARSRVRGVIPGSRAVSSMQTQQPGSLPEFQVDPYRLIDDDLKDVYDDIRLELVRNTSQEELKTIATYYFDGQGKALRPMVAILMARAINYHKERSDLLASQRQVAMIAEMIHSASLIHDDVIDQSDFRRGKPSVNVLWNHKKVTMAGDFILAIASMMIARLRNDDVTLTLSQVVTDLVQGEFMQLGSKETENERFAHYLTKTYRKTASLIANSAKAVAMLAGADDHLADVAFQYGRNVGLAFQLVDDLLDFVSSSAAMGKPTAADLKLGLATAPVLFACERYPELNPMIMRRFQEPGDVEKAFEFVHKSQGLEQTRFLAKKHCVEAARLAQSLAESPYQKGLLVVSDFVINRMK
- the qless gene encoding all trans-polyprenyl-diphosphate synthase PDSS1 isoform X2, which encodes MNHRMSDTTSSNGARSRVRGVIPGSRAVSSMQTQQPGSLPEFQVDPYRLIDDDLKDVYDDIRLELVRNTSQEELKTIATYYFDGQGKALRPMVAILMARAINYHKERSDLLASQRQVAMIAEMIHSASLIHDDVIDQSDFRRGKPSVNVLWNHKKVTMAGDFILAIASMMIARLRNDDVTLTLSQVVTDLVQGEFMQLGSKETENERFAHYLTKTYRKTASLIANSAKAVAMLAGADDHLADVAFQYGRNVGLAFQLVDDLLDFVSSSAAMGKPTAADLKLGLATAPVLFACERYPELNPMIMRRFQEPGDVEKAFEFVHKSQGLEQTRFLAKKHCVEAARLAQSLAESPYQKGLLVVSDFVINRMK